TCAGCAAGCAAAGTACCAAAACCGGTTGGGGTGTAGATTGGGCCCAAGCCCATACCTGCAGCCTGGATGCGGCAAGCGAGGTTACCTTGTGGCACTAATTCAAGCTCGATTTTGCCAGCACGGTACAGCTCGTCGAATACCCAAGAGTCAGACTGACGTGGGAACGAGCAGATGATTTTACGTACGGCACCGGCTTTTAAAAGCTTCGCCAAACCGTAGTCACCGTTACCGGCGTTGTTGTTGACGATCACCAGATCTTTCACGCCCAGTTCAATCAAGCCATCAATCAGTTCAGCGGGCTGACCTGCGGTGCCGAAGCCACCAATCATAATGGTTGAATCATCTTTAATTTGTGAAAGCACTTCTGTTAAGGAAGCTTTGCTTTTGTCGATCATAATATTTCCTAATCAAACTTCATCTGCAGACGCGTTAAGCGCGTGAAGATGTTGGAGGCGTTGTATTGGTCAACGGTGTATTTTTGGAGAGGATCAGATGGGCAATAAAGCCGATGCAAATCCCCCAAAATACGGAACTTAAACCTAAAAAACTTATTCCCGACACGGTGGCAAGGAATGTGATTAAAGCAGCATCTCTCTGGGTTTCTTCTTTCATCGCCACTGTAACGTTGGTGGCTATTGCACCGAGAAGGGCAAGACCCGCCAGGGCAGCGACCAGCTCTTTCGGAAGCAGGCTGAATAGCATGACAATACTGCCTGCGAACAACCCGCCTAAAATGTAAAAAATACCGTTGGCAATACCAGCGATATATCGTTTTTCTTTCAGTTCATGTGCATCTTTACCGGTACAGAGTGCTGCGGTAATCGAGGCCAACACGATGGTAATACCACCCACGCAGGCTACTGCAAGCGAAGCAATGCTTGAGGCTGCGATAATTGGCTTGGCTGGCGTCTCATAATCACTGAGTCGCAAGATCGCCATACCCGGCAAAAACTGTCCTGTCAGACTGACCAGAATCAGCGGAATAGCAAGGTTAAAGGTTGCATTCCATGACCACTCTGGCGTGATGAACTGGGGGAGGGCGAGCGAAAAATTGATGTCGACTGGATTCATCCGACCGAGCAATAAAGCCAAGCTCACACCGGCCAGTAATACCCATACCATGGTGTAGCGTGGGGAAAAGCGTTTTGCGAGCAGATAACACGCCAACATGCCAAATACCACATAAGGCATAGAGCTGGTCGCTTTGAATAAACCCAGGCCAAACTGGAACAAAATTCCCGCCATCATGCCTGCTGCCAGTCCCTGTGGAATCCATTTCAACAATTTGTCGAAATAGCCACTAATCCCGATCAGAAAAATCGCGACGGCAGCAATCAGGTAAGCGCCAACGGCTTCATTTAAACTGATACTTGGAAACAGGGTCACCAGCAGGGCAGTTCCGGGTGCTGACCAAGCTGTAATCACAGGGGTTTTAAACCGGATTGACAGGTAGATCCCGGTAAGCGCTGCACCAATAGAAATGCCCCAGATCCAGGACATCATCATCTCGGGGCTAACATTGGCTTTTTGTGCGGCCTGAAAGAAAATAATCAGGGGACCAGAGTAGGAAATCAGTACCGCTAAGAATCCTGCAACGGTGGCTGAAATCGACCAGTCCTCTTTTAATGTTTGGATCAGATTAGACATCGCATGCCTCCATGCTCACGATTCTGTCAGTTCTGCCGGTTAACCTAAGTCACCACCACCTACAGGTACAACACTACCTGTGATGTAAGAGGCTTCATCAGAGGCCAGGAAGGTAATGGCATTCACTTGTTCATCAATCGTGCCATAGCGTTTGAAGAAGGTACGGTCAATGGTTTGATCCACGACTTCTTGCATCCACGCTTTGTCTTGTTCAGACATTGGTGCACTGTTACGTGGCACTTTACGTGGTGGAGCTTCGGTACCGCCTGTTGCAACAGCATTGACACGAATACCGTCTTTGGCATGTTCAAAAGCCAGTGAGGCAGTTAAACCGTTTACACCACCTTTTGCAGCAGAGTAAGGGATACGGTTAATCCCACGGGTTGCAATCGATGAAACGTTCACGATGGCACCGGCTTGTTGGGCAATCATGGTTGGCAACACAGCACGGCAGCACCACATGGTCGGGAACAATGAGCGGCGAACTTCTTTTTCCACTTCTTCAGGTTGGAATTCCTGAAAAGGTTTCATCCAGATCGCACCGCCCACGTTGTTGATGAGTACATCAACACGGCCATATTTTTCTAAAGCCGCATTGACAACTTTTTCAGCACCTTCAAAGTGTTCAAGGTCGGCGCGTACAGTGATTGCCTCACCGCCGGCCTCAACGATTTCCTTCAGTACATCTTCAACATACTCAGAGAAATCGGCCATGATTACTTTGCCGCCTTCACGGGCAACACGTAGCGCGACACCGCGACCGATGCCTTGTGCGGCACCTGTAACAATCACTACTTTATTGCTGAAACGTTGTTGACTCATCTTTGTTTCCTTTATCTTGACTGTATAACCGAACTCAAACTTAGTTTGCAGAGAATTTCTCAAACAGGAAGTTTGCTGGCTTCACGCCTTCTGCATCTAACCAGCCACGTACCGCTTCAACCATTGGTACTGGGCCACAGAGGTAAACATCAACATCACCACCGTTTAACCATTCAGTGTCAATATGACCAGTAACATAACCTTTACGCTCATGCGCAGATTCTGGGTTAGCTACAACAGTACGGTATTCGAACCATGGTAATTTTGCTTGAAGTTCATTGAGGCGATCCAATGCAACCAGGTCAAAGTCGTTGGTCACACCAAATACAAGACGTACAGGTTGTTCAGAACCTTTTTCTTCAAGAACAGACAACATAGACAAGAACGGTGCAATACCAGTACCACCAGCAAGCATTAATACTGGACGAGTAACGCTACGTAAATAGAAGCTACCAAATGGACCAGTAAAGGTCATTTTGTCACCAACTTTAGCAGTTTGGCTGAGGAAACTACTCATTTTGCCATTTGGCACGTTACGTACTACGAAACCAGTTTTGCGGTCGCCTGGTTTAGAGCTGAATGAGTAAGAACGGGTTTCTTCAGTACCCGGAATACCTACATTGACATATTGGCCTGCCAAGAAATTGATTTCTGGCTCAGCAGCGTCAAGTTCGATTTCAAAAGTAATCGTTGATTCAGAAAGGTTCTCAACAGAAGTGAGGGTACCTTGATAAGTATGAATTTCAGTTTTGCAAACATCAGAGGTTGCTTGAATCTGGAATACTGCATCAGAAGTCGGGTGGCATTGGCATGCCAATACATAGCCTTCAGCCGCTTCTTCAGGAGTTAAAGCATCTTCGATATAGCTATCTTCAGGCATATCATAAGTGCCTGATTCACAAAATGCACGACACGTACCACATGCACCATCACGGCAATCTAGCGGAATATTGATCTTTTGGCGGTATGCTGCGTCCGAAAGGGTTTCGCCATTAACAACAGTGATAAAACGCGTTACGCCATCTTCAAATTGAAGTGCAACATTATGGTTTGACATGGCAAGTATCCTACAAATGAGTTAAAACATCAGATGGCCCGGGCCAACATTCCATTGGGCCAGGGCCGGGGTTTCTTTACAATAATCTAATAAGCTTAGATGTGGTAGATATCAATCACTTGGTTGATATAGTCGTTTTTCAATACGACATACTTGCTTACGATTTTTGGCTGTTCACCAGAGAAATCGATCACATAACGAGACATACCGAAGTAGCTGTAGTTTTTCTTGTAACGGAAGCTCAAAGTATTCCAGTTAAAACGTACAGTCACTTGGTCACCGTTCTGTTCCACAATCTCAATGTTGTTGATGTTGTGGCTAGTACGGGTGTCCGGCATAGTTGCAGAAGAGCGTTCAGTTTTGATACGGAACACACGGTCTTCTAAACCTTGACGATCTGGATAGAAAATCAAAGAAATTTCAGACTGAGGATCTTCGGTCAACGTATCGTTGTCATCCCAAGCTGGCATCCAGAATTGTGCATTCGGAGCGTAGCACTCTAACCAGTTATCCCATTGCTCGTCATCAAGGAAACGTGCTTCACGATAAAGGAATTGAGCAATGTTTTCTAAAGTAATCGCGCTCATGCTTGTTCTCCTTCAGCAGCAATCTCTTTTTCAGTCGCAATCGCTTTCTTCATAAGTTTCAACCAGTACTCGTGTTGAGCCAGGTATAAACCTTCGTCTTCAGTCTTGACACCAGAAAGTTTTGGTTTCAAACCGATTTCATTTGCAGCATCATCTGGGCCTTGGATCCAGTGTTTAGAACCACGGCTCATGTCGTTCCACTCAAGCGCGATACCTTGGTAGCCTGCTTGACATGCACGGAACTCTTCCAAGTCATCCGGAGTAGCCATACCAGAAGCGTTGAAGAAGTCTTCGTACTGACGGATACGGCGTGCACGTGCTTCAGGTGCTTCACCTTTAGGCGCGATACAGTAGATCGTTACTTCAGTCTTATCGACAGACAATGGACGAAGAACACGGATTTGTGAACCGAACTGATCCATAAAGTAAACGTTTGGATAGATACAAAGGTTACGAGAACGCTCGATCATCCATTTCGCCATAGCTGCACCGTATTTCTCGGTGTATTCGTCTTTTTTCGGGAAGTTTGGACGGTCTTCCGGGTTAGCCCATTGAGTCCAAAGCAGCATGTGGCCATTTTCGAAACCGTAAGAACCACCGCCTTGTTTACCCCAAGAACCAGCGCTCATCGCACGGATGTTGTCGCCGCCTTGTTTTTCTTTACGTTGCTGAGTTGTCGCAGCATAGTTCCAGTGAACAGCAGAAACGTGGTAACCATCGGCACCGTTTTCAGCAGTCAGTTTCCAGTTACCTTCATAAGTATAGGTAGAAGCACCACGAAGAACTTCAAGACCATCTTCAGACTGACCAACGATCATGTCGATGATTTTAGTTGCTTCACCAAGATATTCTTCAAGAGAAGGAACGTCTGGGTTCAAGCTACCAAACAAGAAACCTTTGTAGTTTTCAAAACGTGCAACTTTCTTCAGGTCGTGTGAACCTTCTTTGTTGAAGCAGTCAGAATAACCCGCATCAGTAGGATCTTTAACTTTTAACAACTTACCAGAGTTGTTGAATGTCCAGCCGTGGAATGGGCAGGTATAAGTTGCTTTGTTACCACGTTTGTAACGGCAAAGCTCTGCACCACGGTGTGAACACGCATTGATCATTGCATTTAGTTCACCGTTACGGTTACGTGCAATGATGATTGGCTGACGACCGATGTTAGTCGTGTAGTAATCGTTGATATTTGGAATTTGGCTTTCATGTGCCAAGTATACCCAGTTGCCCTCGAAGATATATTTCATTTCAAGGTCAAAAATGTCCTGGTCCGTGAAGACAGAACGATGAAGTTTGAATTCACCTGTTTCGTAGTTTTCAACAAGTAATTCATCAATGCGATCTAGATGGCTAGTATTGATTACAGGAATACGTGGCATGTCCGCTCTCCGACTTTCCAAATGTTAGGAAGTCACCGAAATGCTTAACAGAATAGGGAGGTTAAACATTTCGGTTCCTTGGGTTTCAGCTAATTAAGCGCTTGCGCGACGACGTTCAACTTCAGTAGAAGGCGCACCTTCTTTGTCTTTCTGAAGAACGATGTCGAACTGGATGTGTTTGAAAGAACCTTTCAAACCGCGGCGTGCGATTTCAGCTTCGTCAGTTACGTCAACAGCAGTTGCAACTAGACCTTCACGCGTACCGAATGCAAAGTCGTCCCAAAGGTATTTGTCGCCTTCGATGTTGAACTGAGTGGTTAATTTACGGTGACCAGGCGCAGAGATGAAGTAGTGCACGTGCGCAGGACGTTGACCGTGACGAGAAAGTTTGTTCAACATTTGTTGTAACGGACCTTCTGGGTTCAAACCGTAACCTACAGGCATAGTGGTTTGTGCTGTGTAGTTACCGTTTTCATCAGTGAAAATGGTACGACGCAGGTTGAAGTGTGATTGAGACTTATCGAAGAACGAGTAGTTACCGTGGCTGTTGGCATGCCACATTTCAACTTTAGCACCAGAAAGCACTTCACCATCAGTATCAGTCACTTTACCTTCGATGATAAGCGTTGCAATTTTGCCTTCTTCAGAACCGTCGTCCATACGAGCGAAACCTACAGATTCAGGCGCACCAGCGACATATAATGGACCTTCGATTGTACGTGGAGTACCACCTGTTAAGCCTGCTTTAGCATCAGCTTCATCAGCACGAAGGTCAAGGTAGTGTTCTAGGCCGATAGCAGAACCTAAAAGAGCAAATTCATCAGCTTTCGCCATGTCGATGATCGCTTCAACACCTTTCCAAACTTCAGATTGAGTAAGATCAAGATCTTCGATTGCTTGGTAGAAGTCAGTCACTAGGCGAACAACAACTTGTTGTAGGCGTGCGTCAACTGGACCTTCAGAAGTGTCTACGTTACATGCTTTAACTAAATTTTCAATCGCTTGACGATCCATACAATTGCTCCTTGAATGTATGCTTTTTTCATTGAGTGGTCAGCTAAGCTTGCATAAATGCTGGCAAATTTCCCGCTAACCACGATTTTAATAACCGGCCGGATGACCGGAGTTTTTGTGATGATGAAGAGCCCTCACAATTCATCACCACGATTCAATCAGGTGTCATCTTCACGGATTGAAGATGGATGGCGGTTGAGTGCCATCACCTCGATATCCATATATGGATAAAGCGGTAAACCTTGCAGAATATTGTGTAACTCTTCATTACTTTCCACATCAAAAATACTGATGTTTGAGTATTGGCCAGTAATACGCCAGATGTGACGCCATTTACCCTGACGTTGTAAGTCTTGTGAGTAAGCTTTCTCAACAGCTTTAATCTCAGCCGCTTTCTCAGCCGGCATATCTAATGGAATGTTTACATCCATGCGTACTTGAAACAGCATGTGTTTACTCCTTACTTACGACGTAGTTGGTCAAGTTTGTCTTCATCTAGCTCAATCCCCAGACCTGGGCCTTGTGGAATTGCAAGTTCAAAATTTTCGTAACGAAGCGGTGTTTTTAAAATTTCTTCGGTGAGTAAGAGGGGGCCAAACAGTTCAGTGCCGTAGGCCAAATTATCGAAAGTTGAGAAGGCATGCGCAGATGCGATAGTGCCTACAGAACCTTCTAGCATTGTTCCACCATAAAGGTCAATGCCTGCCAATTTGGCGATTTTTGCAACTTCACAACCTTCAATCAGACCACCCGATTGTGCTACTTTCACCGCAAATACTGATGCGCCATTGCGTTTCGCGATTTGGTACGCTGTTGCAGGACCCATCAAGGATTCATCCGCCATAATCGCAACATCGAAACGACGAGTTAAACGCTCCATGGCATCTAAATTTTCAATTGCACATGGTTGTTCAATCAGGTCTACACCACCGTCTTGTAACAACTGGATACCTTTGATCGCTTCAAGCTCAGACCAGGCACGGTTCACATCAACGCGGATAGAAACGTCTGCACCTAGAGCTTGTTTGATCGCCAATACGTGCTCAACATCTTCTTGGACTTTGCGTGAACCAATTTTCAATTTAAAGATGTTGTGACGTTTCAGCTCAATCATCTTTTTCGCTTCAGCGATATCTTTTTCAGTGTTACCAGAAGCCAATACCCAAAGCACCGGCACGCTGTTGCGCAGACGACCGCCGAGCAACTCGCTCACTGGCAAACCTAAACGCTTGGCTTGGATATCAAGCAGGGCAGTTTGGATTGCACATTTTGCAAAACGGTTGCCATTAATGTTGCGTTTAATCAAACTTAGTGTTTGAGCAACATTTAAATCTTTAATCGACGTCAAGAGTGGTGCAAAATAAGTGTCAATATTTGTCTTAACACTTTCCGGGCTTTCTTCACCGTAGCCTAAGCCACCAATTGTTGTCGCTTCACCCCAACCAATGATGCCGTCTTCAGTAGTGATTTTGATCAAAACCAAAGTTTGAGTTTGCATCGTCGCCACCGCCATTTTGTGCGGGCGGATCGTTGGGATCTCTACAAGCAAGGTTTCTACTGATTTATACATCTTCGTTATCTGGGTTGGTTATCTCTTGTGTATACCTTAAAAGAATGATTAAACTGTGTCTAAGATCAAATATGCATTTTAATATACCTTAATGGTATGAGGTGAGCATGGAACTCAGACATTTACGTTACTTTGTAGCCGTTGTAGAGGAACAAAGCTTTACAAAGGCAGCAGAAAAGCTGTTTATTGCCCAACCGCCACTGAGTCGCCAGATCCAAAATCTGGAAAATGAGTTGGGAATTCAATTATTTGAGCGTGGAAGTCGCCCTTTGCAGACCACTCCAGCAGGCCAGTTTTTCTATCAGCATGCGGTCAAATTGCTGTCGAATGCTGAAGAAATCAAATCGATGACCAAGCGTGTCGGGATGGTTGAACGTGTAGTAACCATGGGATTCGTAGGATCACTGCTTTATGGATTATTACCGAGAATTGTCTACTTATATCGCCAGCAGCAACCACATCTGCAAATTCAGCTCATTGAGATGAGCACCAAAGAACAGATCCAAGCCCTGAAAGAAGGCAAGATCGATGTAGGCTTTGGTCGTTTACGTATTTCTGATCCAGCGATTCGACGTGTGTTGCTGCGTGAAGAACGTTTGATGGTGGCTGTTCATGTCAGTCATCCTTTATCTCGTTATGAAAAAGGTGTTCATCTATCTGATATTGTTGATGAAAATATTTTTCTTTATCCGGCAAATCCAAAACCAAATTTCTCGACACAAATGCGGTCAATCTTTTCTGAATATGGTTTAGAACCCAAAAACTTTAAAGAAGTACGTGAAATTCAGCTGGCTTTAGGTTTGGTGGCTGCTGGAGAAGGGATCAGTGTAGTGCCGGAAAGTGCCAATACTATTCGCTTCCCACACTTAAATTACATCCCGTTATTAGATGATGCTGCGGTGAGTCCGATCTTTCTGGCGATTCGTAATATGGATGAAAGTGAAGATATCCGTTCACTGTTTGACTGTATCTATCAGGTCTACGACCTGGAGGCGATTAAATACGACCGTACGGTTCTTTGACTACGCCTTTAGTCTAATCTAGCCCTTCAACTTACAGAGAAATGATTAAAAAAAGATGAAAAAAATATTCGTTTTTCTGTTGTTTGAAGGGTGATTCTTTTCCTGTGGTCGTTAAAACCTTCTTGTTGATTACTTTTTGCTCAAATATCTTTTATCTTCTTTTATTCTTTACTACAAGCTTAACGGTGGCTTTTATCTTATTTTCATAATGCCAAGCTCTAGTACAAGTGCCGTAAAGACTGTAGAGCAATAAGATTGTTATCGTGCTGTTGCCTTTGAAATTGCAAGCCAAGTCTAAGCAGGTATTTGAGTAATAGTGAAATAAGGATATGGAAAATAATTAAGTGATGTTCTACATAATTAAAAAAATAGAGCTGCTTGTTTGATTTATATTTGTATAGGTCTATGTTTTTTAAGCTCTATTTAAATCTCACTACTTTTTCTCCTAGCTAATTTAAATGGTCTTTTTTAATTATCATTCAGCATCATGAATGGAAATTTTCCATTTCATGTAAATTTCTGATGAAAGTCTGTCGATACCTGATTCGGTATTTCTTGCTTATTACAAAGTGTGCTTGGGTATAGCTAATGTAACTTTTATCTCTAGCTTGAAAGTCGGCTCCGCATACTACTTTCGGTAGGGTGAAATTTGCTCAAATACCCAATAAGTATCAACTTCGCTAATGAGGGGAATCCAAAACAGGTCAAATTAGGTGGGTTTTATGCCTGAACCAAGCTCTATGTGGATGTAGTTTTTGTTTAATTAATGATCGTTTGTGTGGGGTGATAAAAATATTAAGAAAAATCGGATGTACTTCAGTAGATTGATTTATTGTTTCTGAAGGGTTGCTTAATCTATTTATTCATATTTAAGCCGGTAGATATTACTGAGTGGCTTTTTATTGAGATTCTTCTTAACCAGTAGTGGGGATCAATATATTGCTAGAAAGTGACTGTTGAGGTCGATTTCTGCTGCTTGTCTCAGCTTGAACCATCACTTATAAATGAAACATTCAACTTATCCATATGTTGAAGACGGCGTTATCGTGACCTAGCAAGGAGCTTGTATGTCCACTTTCCCTCATTTATTGGCCCCATTGGATTTAGGTTTTACGACATTAAAGAACCGGGTTGTAATGGGTTCTATGCATGTGGGACTTGAGGAGGCACCTCAGGGTTTTGAGCGAATGGCAGCCTTTTATGCTGAACGGGCACGAGGTGGTGTGGGTTTGATTATTACTGGTGGAGTAGCGCCTAACGAAGCAGGGGTGACGTTTCCCGGTAGCAGCATACTCAACCAAGTCGCAGATGTTGAAAAACATAAAATTATTACCCAGGCGGTACATGCAGAAGGCGGTAAAATGGCCCTGCAGATTTTACATACGGGGCGTTATTCTTATCAGCCAAATCTGGTTGCGCCTTCAGCGATTCAAGCCCCCATTAATCCAGTCAAACCCAAAGCGCTAACCATTGCGGAGATTCAGCAAACCATCCGTGATTTTGTTTATACCGCTCAACTTGCTCAACAGGCAGGTTATGATGGGGTCGAAATCATGGGATCAGAGGGTTATCTGATTAATGAATTTATTGCAGCGCGTACTAATCACCGTGATGATGAGTGGGGCGGTTGTTACGAAAACCGGATTCGTTTCCCTTTAGAAATTGTCAGACGTACCCGTCAGGCGGTTGGTGAGAACTTTATCATTATTTACCGCTTATCCATGCTGGATCTGGTTGAAGGCGGCTCTACGCTCGAAGAAGTGATTGAATTAGCCAAAAAGATTGAACAGGCGGGAGCAACCATTATTAATAGTGGGATTGGCTGGCATGAAGCACGTATCCCTACAATTGCAACAAAAGTACCGCGTGCGGCATTCACCTGGGTCACTGAAAAGCTAAAAGGTGCAGTTAGTATTCCTCTTATTACTTCGAACCGGATTAACACCCCACAAATGGCAGAGCATGTGCTTGCTTCAGAACAAGCCGATCTCATTTCGATGGCACGCCCGATGTTGGCTGACCCCGAATTTGTACTGAAGGCCAGTGAAGGTCGAAGTGATGAAATCAACACCTGTATTGCGTGCAATCAGGCCTGTCTAGATCATATTTTTTCTAAACGAATAGCCACTTGTCTGGTCAATCCGCGTGCATGCCATGAAACAGAATTACAATTTATCCCTGCGGTTAAAACAAAATCTATCGCTGTTGTGGGTGCGGGGCCAGCGGGATTAAGTTTTGCGATTTATGCGGCATCGCGTGGGCATCAGATTACGATTTATGAATCTGAAAATCAGATCGGTGGGCAGTTTAATATCGCGAAGACTATTCCGGGTAAAGAAGAATTTCACGAAACGCTGCGTTATTTTAAACGCCAAATCGAAATACAACCGAATATTAAACTGCAACTGAATCATACCGTGACCTTTGAGGAATTGAGCCAGTCAAATTTTGATGACATTGTGGTGGCAACAGGCGTGATGCCAAGGCGGTTGCAGATCGAGGGAATTGACCACCCTAAGGTTTTGTCATATCTGCAAGTGTTGAAGCAGCGAGTACCTGTTGGTCGTCGCGTTGTGATTATTGGTGCTGGTGGGATCGGTTTTGATACGGCTGAATATCTAGTTCATTCAGGTGAAAGTGCTAGTATGAATCCAGAAAAATTTTATGCAGAGTGGGGGATTGATCCTCATTATCAGCATGCCGGAGGCGTACAGGCACCACATATATCAATGGCAGAACGGGAAATTTATTTGCTGCAACGCAAAAATACGGCAGTTGGATCCAGTTTGGGGAAAACGACAGGTTGGATTCATCGTATGAGTTTGAAACTGCGTCATGTCAAAATGCTGGCGGGTGTGCAGTATGAAAAGATTGATGATGACGGACTGCATATCCGTATCAATGAACAGTCGCAGTTACTAGCTGTAGATCATGTGGTGATTTGTGCTGGACAGGAATCTTATACGGCGATGTATGAGTCATTAGCAGCCGCCGGAAAACAGGTTCATTTGATTGGTGGCGCAAAAGAAGCCGGCGAGCTGGATGCGAAACGGGCGATCCGTCAAGGGGCTGAACTGGCTGCTCTGATATGAAAGAATAAATTGGATGAATTGCGCCATCTTATAATTTAAAAAACCCAGTTGTTTCACTGGGCTTTTTAACAGGAACAGAAGACTGGACTTACTTTTCCAATGCAGGTGAAGCAGCAGCAATAGCAGCAGCAACTGCATCTTCTTCAGTTTGCGGTTCATCTTTCGATTTAGGTGTACTGCTTTGGGCAGTATCATTCTCAGTTTTATTCGTGTTTTTACTCTCGGCTGGCTGTTCGCGAACCTCGCGGC
This portion of the Acinetobacter sp. GSS19 genome encodes:
- a CDS encoding 3-oxoacid CoA-transferase subunit A, giving the protein MIDKSKASLTEVLSQIKDDSTIMIGGFGTAGQPAELIDGLIELGVKDLVIVNNNAGNGDYGLAKLLKAGAVRKIICSFPRQSDSWVFDELYRAGKIELELVPQGNLACRIQAAGMGLGPIYTPTGFGTLLAEGKPTLNYDGKDYVLENPIKADFALIKAHKGDRWGNLVYRKSARNFGPIMAMAADVTIAQVSEVVELGELDPEHIITPGIFVKHVVQVTPAQ
- the benE gene encoding benzoate/H(+) symporter BenE, whose translation is MSNLIQTLKEDWSISATVAGFLAVLISYSGPLIIFFQAAQKANVSPEMMMSWIWGISIGAALTGIYLSIRFKTPVITAWSAPGTALLVTLFPSISLNEAVGAYLIAAVAIFLIGISGYFDKLLKWIPQGLAAGMMAGILFQFGLGLFKATSSMPYVVFGMLACYLLAKRFSPRYTMVWVLLAGVSLALLLGRMNPVDINFSLALPQFITPEWSWNATFNLAIPLILVSLTGQFLPGMAILRLSDYETPAKPIIAASSIASLAVACVGGITIVLASITAALCTGKDAHELKEKRYIAGIANGIFYILGGLFAGSIVMLFSLLPKELVAALAGLALLGAIATNVTVAMKEETQRDAALITFLATVSGISFLGLSSVFWGICIGFIAHLILSKNTPLTNTTPPTSSRA
- a CDS encoding 1,6-dihydroxycyclohexa-2,4-diene-1-carboxylate dehydrogenase: MSQQRFSNKVVIVTGAAQGIGRGVALRVAREGGKVIMADFSEYVEDVLKEIVEAGGEAITVRADLEHFEGAEKVVNAALEKYGRVDVLINNVGGAIWMKPFQEFQPEEVEKEVRRSLFPTMWCCRAVLPTMIAQQAGAIVNVSSIATRGINRIPYSAAKGGVNGLTASLAFEHAKDGIRVNAVATGGTEAPPRKVPRNSAPMSEQDKAWMQEVVDQTIDRTFFKRYGTIDEQVNAITFLASDEASYITGSVVPVGGGDLG
- the benC gene encoding benzoate 1,2-dioxygenase electron transfer component BenC; this translates as MSNHNVALQFEDGVTRFITVVNGETLSDAAYRQKINIPLDCRDGACGTCRAFCESGTYDMPEDSYIEDALTPEEAAEGYVLACQCHPTSDAVFQIQATSDVCKTEIHTYQGTLTSVENLSESTITFEIELDAAEPEINFLAGQYVNVGIPGTEETRSYSFSSKPGDRKTGFVVRNVPNGKMSSFLSQTAKVGDKMTFTGPFGSFYLRSVTRPVLMLAGGTGIAPFLSMLSVLEEKGSEQPVRLVFGVTNDFDLVALDRLNELQAKLPWFEYRTVVANPESAHERKGYVTGHIDTEWLNGGDVDVYLCGPVPMVEAVRGWLDAEGVKPANFLFEKFSAN
- the benB gene encoding benzoate 1,2-dioxygenase small subunit → MSAITLENIAQFLYREARFLDDEQWDNWLECYAPNAQFWMPAWDDNDTLTEDPQSEISLIFYPDRQGLEDRVFRIKTERSSATMPDTRTSHNINNIEIVEQNGDQVTVRFNWNTLSFRYKKNYSYFGMSRYVIDFSGEQPKIVSKYVVLKNDYINQVIDIYHI
- the benA gene encoding benzoate 1,2-dioxygenase large subunit; this translates as MPRIPVINTSHLDRIDELLVENYETGEFKLHRSVFTDQDIFDLEMKYIFEGNWVYLAHESQIPNINDYYTTNIGRQPIIIARNRNGELNAMINACSHRGAELCRYKRGNKATYTCPFHGWTFNNSGKLLKVKDPTDAGYSDCFNKEGSHDLKKVARFENYKGFLFGSLNPDVPSLEEYLGEATKIIDMIVGQSEDGLEVLRGASTYTYEGNWKLTAENGADGYHVSAVHWNYAATTQQRKEKQGGDNIRAMSAGSWGKQGGGSYGFENGHMLLWTQWANPEDRPNFPKKDEYTEKYGAAMAKWMIERSRNLCIYPNVYFMDQFGSQIRVLRPLSVDKTEVTIYCIAPKGEAPEARARRIRQYEDFFNASGMATPDDLEEFRACQAGYQGIALEWNDMSRGSKHWIQGPDDAANEIGLKPKLSGVKTEDEGLYLAQHEYWLKLMKKAIATEKEIAAEGEQA
- the catA gene encoding catechol 1,2-dioxygenase; this encodes MDRQAIENLVKACNVDTSEGPVDARLQQVVVRLVTDFYQAIEDLDLTQSEVWKGVEAIIDMAKADEFALLGSAIGLEHYLDLRADEADAKAGLTGGTPRTIEGPLYVAGAPESVGFARMDDGSEEGKIATLIIEGKVTDTDGEVLSGAKVEMWHANSHGNYSFFDKSQSHFNLRRTIFTDENGNYTAQTTMPVGYGLNPEGPLQQMLNKLSRHGQRPAHVHYFISAPGHRKLTTQFNIEGDKYLWDDFAFGTREGLVATAVDVTDEAEIARRGLKGSFKHIQFDIVLQKDKEGAPSTEVERRRASA
- the catC gene encoding muconolactone Delta-isomerase, whose protein sequence is MLFQVRMDVNIPLDMPAEKAAEIKAVEKAYSQDLQRQGKWRHIWRITGQYSNISIFDVESNEELHNILQGLPLYPYMDIEVMALNRHPSSIREDDT
- a CDS encoding muconate/chloromuconate family cycloisomerase gives rise to the protein MYKSVETLLVEIPTIRPHKMAVATMQTQTLVLIKITTEDGIIGWGEATTIGGLGYGEESPESVKTNIDTYFAPLLTSIKDLNVAQTLSLIKRNINGNRFAKCAIQTALLDIQAKRLGLPVSELLGGRLRNSVPVLWVLASGNTEKDIAEAKKMIELKRHNIFKLKIGSRKVQEDVEHVLAIKQALGADVSIRVDVNRAWSELEAIKGIQLLQDGGVDLIEQPCAIENLDAMERLTRRFDVAIMADESLMGPATAYQIAKRNGASVFAVKVAQSGGLIEGCEVAKIAKLAGIDLYGGTMLEGSVGTIASAHAFSTFDNLAYGTELFGPLLLTEEILKTPLRYENFELAIPQGPGLGIELDEDKLDQLRRK
- a CDS encoding LysR family transcriptional regulator, whose amino-acid sequence is MELRHLRYFVAVVEEQSFTKAAEKLFIAQPPLSRQIQNLENELGIQLFERGSRPLQTTPAGQFFYQHAVKLLSNAEEIKSMTKRVGMVERVVTMGFVGSLLYGLLPRIVYLYRQQQPHLQIQLIEMSTKEQIQALKEGKIDVGFGRLRISDPAIRRVLLREERLMVAVHVSHPLSRYEKGVHLSDIVDENIFLYPANPKPNFSTQMRSIFSEYGLEPKNFKEVREIQLALGLVAAGEGISVVPESANTIRFPHLNYIPLLDDAAVSPIFLAIRNMDESEDIRSLFDCIYQVYDLEAIKYDRTVL